The following coding sequences are from one Plasmodium knowlesi strain H genome assembly, chromosome: 9 window:
- a CDS encoding UDP-galactose transporter, putative, with translation MAKLKKNSMMFWKRDSNEMSYFYNMLNGLICISGIYFFFLIFGYYQEKLPNLGKGKDKFYYNIFLICILCFSNSVCSLTAVFIKSKLNNEKFLQDLKKNVDKYFLKQIMLISVTYSIAMIATNYSLSHVNFPTQVLVKSGKMIPIVVGGYFFFGKKYPYYDYISVFLITSSLVIFNLLRTKSSKEVHQTTFGLLLLCLSLMCDGLTGPRQDKLLSKYNVNSINLMFYVNIFAFFFNLLASLIIEGAKPYNFLSKYSNSYYYILAFSISGTLGQFFVFYSLKVYGSLYTSLFTTLRKALSTVVSVYLFGHVLKPLQWVCIAVIFSTLIIQNYLKQQAKKVHSKTK, from the coding sequence atggcgaaattgaaaaagaacaGTATGATGTTTTGGAAGAGGGACAGCAATGAAATGTCGTATTTTTACAACATGCTAAATGGACTGATCTGTATAAGTGggatatatttcttctttttaatttttggaTATTATCAAGAGAAATTACCAAACCTgggtaaaggaaaggacaaattttactacaacatatttttaatatgcaTTCTATGTTTTTCCAACAGTGTATGCAGTTTAACAGCAGTGTTTATTAAAAGTAAATTGaacaatgaaaaatttttacaagatttaaagaaaaacgtGGACAAGTATTTTCTCAAACAAATAATGTTAATATCTGTGACGTATTCCATTGCAATGATAGCAACAAATTATTCCCTAAGTCATGTTAATTTTCCAACGCAGGTTTTAGTAAAGTCAGGCAAAATGATACCTATAGTTGTAGGTGGGTACTttttctttggaaaaaaatatccctaCTATGATTACATTTCTGTATTTTTAATCACATCATCGTTAGTTATATTCAATTTGCTAAGAACAAAATCGTCCAAGGAAGTTCACCAGACAACTTTTGGATTACTCCTCTTATGCTTATCGCTAATGTGTGATGGGTTGACTGGACCAAGACAAGACAAGCTGTTGAGCAAATATAATGTGAATTCAATCAACCTGATgttttatgtaaatatatttgcttttttctttaacctTTTGGCTTCACTAATTATCGAAGGTGCTAAGCCCTATAACTTTTTATCCAAATATAGCAATTCATACTATTACATTTTAGCTTTCTCGATTAGTGGCACTTTGGGACagtttttcgttttctaCTCGCTCAAGGTTTATGGAAGTTTGTATACCAGTCTGTTCACCACTTTAAGGAAGGCGCTAAGTACAGTCGTTTCGGTGTACCTCTTTGGCCACGTATTGAAGCCTTTGCAGTGGGTATGTATTGCCGTCATTTTCTCCACGCTCATCATACAGAACTACCTCAAACAGCAGGCGAAGAAGGTTCACAGCAAGACCAAGTGA
- a CDS encoding ubiquitin domain-containing protein DSK2, putative, giving the protein MAISVSFKVTGGKEFTISVEPEITVLELKQKCAEHVEIPVECQRLIFKGKILKDKEPLTTYGVSDGITMHLVRSAAPVKEPEAEKETNKNEGAANNASATPTPNVGANPGEHMNDFSDNPLVQMFLQSGAGGNMNMNAGLGAGDNFNLGAFANFLNPGGNGEINRDSISSLLNNPLARSLMNEISNNPEMLANIVSNNPLLRNTFSQSPIMQPVLENPNLLRELMRPEFLQAGLQFENALNMSNGGNTSGANNAGNNQRGLRMEDLLSNLNNLANANADAGTGTPGDNNNTNNNLNNMSSLFQSPELLQTFQQVMRANRNLGNFNFPGAGQNMDFNTGNAADNRPPEERYASQLLSLQEMGFIDNDANIQALQETGGDVNSAVTRLLEKGFN; this is encoded by the exons atggccATCAGTGTGTCATTCAAAGTTACGGGTGGCAAAGAATTCACCATTTCGGTGGAACCAGAAATTACCGTACTCGAATTAAAGCAAAAATGTGCTGAACATGTAGAAATTCCTGTTGAGTGTCAGAGgcttatttttaaag gaaaaatattgaagGATAAAGAACCCTTAACAACGTATGGCGTAAGCGACGGCATCACCATGCATTTGGTTCGCAGCGCGGCCCCTGTGAAGGAAC CGGAAGCTGAGAAGGAGACAAACAAGAACGAAGGAGCGGCAAACAACGCAAGTGCTACCCCAACCCCCAACGTTGGCGCAAATCCAGGCGAGCATATGAATGACTTCAGTGACAATCCACTTGTTCAGATGTTTCTGCAGAGTGGAGCGGGAG GAAATATGAACATGAACGCGGGACTAGGCGCAGGAGACAATTTCAACCTTGGTGCCTTcgccaattttttaaacccTGGAGGAAATGGAGAAATAAATCGAGACAGCATCAGCTCTCTGTTAAATAACCCACTTGCGAGATCCCTAATGAATGAAATTAGTAATAACCCGGAAATGCTAGCCAACATAGTATCGAACAACCCATTACTCAGGAACACTTTTTCGCAGAGCCCTATAATGCAGCCAGTTTTGGAAAATCCAAACCTATTAAGGGAGTTAATGAGACCAGAATTTTTACAGGCAGGCTTACAGTTTGAAAATGCTCTAAATATGAGCAATGGGGGAAATACTAGCGGTGCTAATAATGCAGGAAATAATCAGCGAGGACTAAGAATGGAAGATCTGTTAAGTAACTTAAACAACTTGGCAAATGCCAATGCTGATGCTGGTACAGGAACCCCTGGTGATAACAATAACACCAATAACAATTTGAACAACATGAGTTCTCTTTTCCAGTCTCCTGAACTTCTGCAAACGTTCCAACAAGTTATGCGGGCCAATCGTAACCTAGgcaattttaattttcctggTGCCGGTCAAAATATGGATTTCAACACAGGGAATGCTGCTGATAACAGACCACCCGAAGAGCGATACGCCTCTCAGTTGTTGAGTCTCCAAGAAATGGGATTCATTGACAACGATGCGAATATTCAGGCCTTACAGGAAACGGGGGGAGACGTAAATTCTGCCGTCACACGTTTGCTGGAGAAGGGATTCAATTAG
- a CDS encoding GTP-binding protein, putative gives MLRWSTTLRIFPRTQKRSFTSGRKKEIIVLHPILKRTKNGSKSFDEIIYDAQEALGLARSAGFKVANGISMPLGGWKFFKHSSGSKGEGDDLANNYREENIFRDLRQLNEGIPCEGDANKVETCPTNEDTGTDALVDTPVDDVTSEEMSPQGDDLEKKIAESIIIKTNRIDNKFYFGKGKLNELSIYFLKHPTPYVFINTVLSPEQFRNLDMLFNSLLRSYHDELKLRREAQRGEDCLSVRASEINAEDDGSAEDRNGEELTYIEMYNKWMERQAEREDQEDGNFSDGEEEGVFLHDDVEDGDVPLYVELFDRYSIILQILKSRAKNNLSKLQLELARANFIFNTYAEDNKSRMKYIKYIENNVLGKSNFDYEEKYSRQNTFDVDKQIGKKKNYDNLGYTSSYIKSSETYKEYEKRIIQSLYAKLKKELEKCKNNNALQSSARKHKALIAVVGYTNVGKTKLINYLTNSNLKARNLLFQTLDNAYKSVKISDGHSSIFIDSIGFIQNIPFSLYESFKVTLEAIKNADVFIHVVDVCHPYREQHKNCVIDTLQKIGIPSDFLKYNMIEVWNKVDKLPDDEILNLYKTKPKNVLPISAKVGTNCDVLIKIIQTMINRIKDVQVLTLQFSALEAKERIPYLVKNFKVVPNSISYSSDGSTTFIKLVENPRNLRKYYERFDKGEEGTSGGGTT, from the coding sequence ATGCTCCGATGGTCCACTACATTACGAATTTTCCCGCGAACGCAAAAGCGAAGTTTCACAagcggaaggaaaaaggaaattatagTACTCCATCCGATATTAAAGAGAACGAAAAATGGAAGCAAGTCCTTTGACGAAATAATCTATGACGCACAGGAAGCCTTAGGCTTAGCTCGTTCGGCTGGTTTCAAAGTCGCAAATGGAATTTCCATGCCGTTGGGGGggtggaaattttttaaacactCAAGTGGGTctaaaggggaaggggacgATTTAGCTAATAACTATCGTGAGGAAAACATATTCAGAGATTTACGCCAGTTAAACGAAGGGATACCCTGCGAGGGTGATGCGAATAAGGTGGAAACGTGCCCCACAAATGAAGATACAGGGACAGACGCACTGGTAGACACACCTGTAGATGATGTCACCTCCGAGGAAATGTCTCCGCAGGGAGATGacctagaaaaaaaaattgcagagTCGATTATAATAAAAACGAATAGAATAGATAACAAGTTCTACTTTGGCAAAGGGAAATTGAATGAATTGTCCATCTATTTTCTAAAACACCCAACGCCGTATGTGTTTATTAACACGGTACTTTCGCCTGAACAATTCAGAAATTTGGACATGCTGTTTAACAGTCTTCTGCGGAGCTACCATGATGAGTTGAAATTGCGTAGGGAGGCGCAGAGGGGAGAGGACTGTCTCTCAGTGAGGGCATCAGAAATAAATGCGGAGGATGATGGCAGCGCGGAAGACAGGAATGGGGAGGAGCTCACGTACATCGAGATGTATAACAAATGGATGGAGAGGCAGGCGGAGCGGGAGGACCAGGAAGATGGAAACTTCAGCgatggagaagaagagggTGTTTTTCTCCACGATGATGTAGAAGACGGCGACGTTCCTCTCTATGTTGAGCTCTTTGACCGGTACAGCATCATCCTACAGATACTGAAGAGCAGGGCGAAAAACAACCTGAGCAAACTGCAACTGGAACTAGCCAGGGCCAACTTCATTTTCAACACCTACGCAGAGGATAACAAGTCAAGAATGaagtatataaaatatatcgaAAATAATGTACTGGGGAAATCAAATTTTGATTACGAAGAAAAGTACAGCCGACAAAACACTTTTGATGTGGATAAACagatcggaaaaaaaaaaaattacgacaACCTAGGATACACGAGCAGCTACATAAAGAGTTCAGAGACGTACAAAGAgtatgaaaaaagaattattcaAAGTTTGTATGCAAAGCTGAAGAAGGAAttagaaaaatgcaaaaataataatgctCTACAGAGTAGTGCTAGAAAGCACAAAGCGTTAATAGCCGTGGTAGGATATACAAATGTTGGAAAAAccaaattaataaattatttaaccAATTCTAACTTGAAGGCAAGGAATTTATTATTTCAAACATTGGATAATGCTTataaaagtgtaaaaatttCTGATGGTCACTCAAGCATATTTATCGATTCAATTGGATTTATCCAAAATATCCCCTTCTCTTTGTATGAGTCATTTAAGGTAACCTTGGAGGCAATTAAAAATGCAGACGTTTTCATTCACGTAGTCGATGTGTGCCACCCGTACAGAGAGCAACATAAAAATTGCGTCATTGATACCTTACAGAAAATAGGCATACCCAGCGATTTTCTAAAATACAATATGATTGAAGTATGGAATAAAGTGGATAAATTGCCAGACGATGAAATACTCAATTTATATAAAACTAAGCCAAAGAATGTGCTACCCATTTCGGCCAAAGTTGGCACAAATTGTGATGTACTCattaaaattattcaaaCGATGATTAACAGAATTAAGGATGTGCAAGTGTTGACTCTCCAGTTTTCGGCGTTGGAAGCTAAAGAGAGAATACCATACCTTGTGAAAAATTTCAAAGTCGTCCCCAACTCGATTTCGTACTCCAGCGACGGGAGTACAACCTTCATCAAGTTGGTGGAAAATCCCCGTAACTTGAGGAAGTACTATGAGCGTTTCGACAAGGGTGAGGAGGGAACCTCTGGAGGGGGCACCACGTAA
- a CDS encoding glyoxalase I, putative: MAERKPILSLGAKYNVTWQQTMLRIYDPKETVAFYEKNFGMINIHTYHFDEYNFSLYFMITPPYDEEERKKIPPANTIESEKYLWNLKTVCLELTHNHNSTEKLSNGNNDYDKGFGHIAFNCHNVVEFCDYLFKEKKVNFHKLPHETKMKSIGFALDPNNYWIEIVKRSSEVKWKNNKGITNFSQTMIRIKNPEKSLYFYLHILGMKLVHIKHASDFSLYFLKSSYLEDKKGGDISTKEGEQNQCYYNFEELKKEYQSDEDYENFKTSWEPVLELTHNHGTENDDQFAYHNGNTEPRGFGHIGFLVDDLVNYCQELEKLGIPFKKKLHEGQMNNIAFVYDPDNYLVELIQRDTSFGRN, encoded by the coding sequence ATGGCGGAACGAAAACCCATCCTATCACTGGGAGCCAAGTACAATGTAACTTGGCAGCAAACCATGCTGCGTATTTATGACCCAAAAGAAACGGTCGCCTTTTACGAAAAGAACTTTGGGATGATAAATATCCACACGTACCATTTTGATGAGTACAACTTTTCCCTATACTTTATGATAACCCCTCCGtatgacgaagaagaaaggaagaagattcCCCCAGCAAATACCATCGAATCGGAGAAATACCTTTGGAACTTAAAAACCGTCTGCCTAGAATTAACGCATAATCATAACAGTACGGAAAAGTTAAGCAACGGAAATAATGATTATGACAAAGGATTTGGACACATTGCTTTTAATTGCCACAATGTGGTTGAATTTTGTGATTATCtttttaaagagaaaaaagtaaattttcACAAATTGCCCCATGAAACTAAAATGAAGAGCATTGGCTTTGCCCTCGATCCGAATAATTACTGGATTGAAATAGTCAAGCGATCCAGTGaagtaaaatggaaaaataataaaggcATTACAAACTTCTCACAAACCATGATCAGGATTAAGAATCCTGAAAAAAGCTTATATTTCTACTTACACATATTGGGTATGAAATTAGTTCACATTAAGCATGCCTCGGATTTCTCACTATACTTTTTAAAGTCCTCCTAtttggaagataaaaaaggcgGAGACATTTCTACAAAGGAGGGAGAACAGAACCAGTGTTACTATAATTTTGAAGAGCTAAAGAAGGAGTACCAGTCTGATGAagattatgaaaattttaaaacttCCTGGGAACCCGTTCTGGAACTCACCCATAATCATGGGACAGAAAATGACGACCAATTTGCATACCACAATGGGAACACCGAGCCAAGAGGATTCGGCCACATTGGATTTTTGGTCGACGATTTGGTGAACTACTGCCAGGAGCTAGAGAAACTGGGTATTCCTTTTAAGAAAAAGTTACATGAGGGGCAAATGAACAACATCGCTTTTGTCTACGACCCGGATAATTACCTCGTAGAGTTGATTCAGAGAGACACATCATTTGGTCGCAACTGA